One window of Kosakonia cowanii JCM 10956 = DSM 18146 genomic DNA carries:
- the glgP gene encoding glycogen phosphorylase has protein sequence MNAPFTYASPTLSVEALKHSIAYKLMFTIGKDPVIANKHEWLNATLFAVRDRLVERWLRSTRAQLSQEVRQVYYLSMEFLIGRTLSNALLSLGIYEDVKNALDEMGLDLEELIDEENDPGLGNGGLGRLAACFLDSLATLGLPGRGYGIRYDYGMFKQNIVEGRQKESPDYWLEYGNPWEFKRHNTRYKVRFGGRIQQEGRKSRWVETEEILAVAYDQIIPGYDTDATNTLRLWNAQASSAINLGKFNQGDYFAAVEDKNHSENVSRVLYPDDSTYSGRELRLRQEYFLVSATVQDILHRHFQLHQTYSNLADKIAIHLNDTHPVLSIPELMRLLIDEHKFDWDEAFEVTCQVFSYTNHTLMSEALETWPVEMLGKILPRHLQIIFEINDYFLKTLQEQHPNDIELLSRTSIIDESSGRRVRMAWLAVVVSHKVNGVSELHSNLMVQSLFADFAAIFPMRFLNVTNGVTPRRWLALANPSLSEVLDEHIGRTWRTDLSQLSELEQHIDFPTVNQAVRHAKLENKKRLATIIAQQLNVVVNPKALFDVQIKRIHEYKRQLMNVLHVITRYNRIKADPTAEWVPRVNIFAGKAASAYYMAKHIIHLINDVAQVINNDPDIGDKLKVVFIPNYSVSLAQVIIPAADLSEQISLAGTEASGTSNMKFALNGALTIGTLDGANVEMLDHVGEENIFIFGNTADEVEELRRQGYKPREYYEKDEELHQVLTQIATGLFNPQDPGRYRDLVDSLINFGDHYQVLADFRSYVDCQDKVDALYQHPEEWTTTAMRNIANMGYFSSDRTIQEYAEHIWNIKPVRL, from the coding sequence ATGAATGCTCCGTTTACCTATGCTTCACCGACACTAAGTGTCGAGGCATTGAAACACTCGATTGCCTATAAACTGATGTTCACGATCGGTAAAGATCCGGTTATCGCTAACAAACATGAGTGGCTGAACGCCACGCTGTTTGCCGTTCGCGATCGGCTGGTGGAGCGCTGGCTGCGTTCCACCCGCGCGCAACTCTCCCAGGAGGTGCGCCAGGTCTACTACCTGTCCATGGAGTTTCTGATTGGCCGTACGCTCTCCAACGCGCTGCTCTCGCTCGGGATTTATGAGGATGTGAAAAATGCGCTGGATGAGATGGGCCTCGACCTTGAAGAGCTGATCGACGAAGAGAACGATCCGGGCTTAGGTAACGGCGGCCTCGGGCGGCTGGCAGCCTGCTTCCTCGATTCGCTGGCAACCCTCGGGCTGCCGGGGCGCGGCTACGGCATTCGCTATGATTACGGCATGTTCAAACAGAACATCGTCGAGGGGCGTCAGAAAGAGTCCCCCGATTACTGGCTGGAGTATGGCAACCCGTGGGAGTTCAAACGCCACAACACGCGCTACAAAGTGCGGTTTGGCGGGCGCATTCAGCAGGAGGGGAGAAAGAGCCGCTGGGTTGAAACCGAAGAGATCCTCGCGGTGGCCTACGACCAGATTATCCCCGGTTATGATACAGACGCGACCAATACGCTGCGTTTGTGGAATGCGCAGGCCAGTAGCGCGATTAACCTCGGTAAATTCAACCAGGGCGACTACTTCGCGGCGGTGGAGGATAAGAACCACTCCGAGAACGTCTCCCGCGTGCTCTACCCGGATGACTCCACTTACTCCGGGCGCGAGCTGCGTCTGCGCCAGGAGTACTTCCTGGTCTCGGCGACGGTGCAGGATATTCTGCATCGCCACTTCCAGCTGCATCAGACCTACAGCAACCTGGCGGATAAAATCGCCATTCACCTCAACGACACCCACCCGGTGTTGTCGATCCCGGAGCTGATGCGTCTGCTGATTGATGAGCATAAGTTCGACTGGGACGAGGCGTTTGAAGTGACCTGCCAGGTCTTCTCCTACACCAACCATACGTTGATGAGCGAAGCGCTGGAAACCTGGCCGGTCGAGATGCTCGGCAAAATTCTGCCGCGCCATCTGCAAATCATTTTCGAAATTAACGACTACTTCCTGAAGACGTTGCAGGAGCAGCACCCGAACGATATCGAGCTGCTGAGCCGCACGTCGATCATTGATGAGTCGAGCGGCCGCCGCGTGCGGATGGCGTGGCTGGCGGTGGTGGTGAGCCATAAAGTGAATGGCGTTTCGGAGCTGCACTCCAACCTGATGGTGCAGTCGCTGTTTGCCGATTTCGCCGCTATCTTCCCGATGCGCTTCCTTAACGTCACCAACGGCGTGACGCCGCGCCGCTGGCTGGCGCTGGCTAACCCGTCGCTCTCGGAAGTGCTGGATGAGCATATCGGTCGCACCTGGCGTACCGATCTCAGCCAGCTGAGCGAGCTTGAGCAGCATATCGACTTCCCGACGGTGAACCAGGCGGTGCGCCATGCCAAGCTGGAGAACAAAAAGCGGCTGGCGACGATTATCGCCCAGCAGCTAAATGTGGTGGTCAACCCGAAAGCGCTGTTCGATGTGCAGATCAAACGTATTCATGAGTACAAACGTCAGCTGATGAATGTGCTGCACGTCATCACCCGCTATAACCGCATCAAGGCCGATCCGACGGCGGAGTGGGTGCCGCGCGTCAATATCTTTGCCGGTAAAGCCGCCTCGGCTTACTACATGGCGAAGCACATTATTCATCTCATCAATGATGTCGCGCAGGTAATCAACAACGATCCGGATATCGGCGATAAGCTGAAAGTGGTCTTTATCCCTAACTACAGCGTCAGCCTTGCGCAGGTGATCATTCCGGCGGCGGATCTTTCAGAGCAGATCTCGCTGGCGGGCACCGAAGCGTCGGGCACCAGTAACATGAAGTTCGCCCTTAACGGTGCGTTGACCATCGGCACGCTGGATGGCGCGAATGTGGAGATGCTGGATCACGTCGGCGAGGAGAATATCTTTATCTTTGGTAACACCGCGGATGAGGTGGAAGAGCTGCGTCGTCAGGGCTACAAACCGCGCGAGTATTACGAAAAAGATGAAGAGCTGCACCAGGTGTTAACGCAGATCGCCACCGGTCTGTTTAACCCGCAGGATCCGGGCCGCTACCGCGATCTGGTTGATTCGCTGATTAACTTTGGTGACCACTACCAGGTGCTGGCGGATTTCCGCAGCTATGTCGACTGTCAGGATAAAGTGGATGCGCTCTATCAGCATCCGGAAGAGTGGACCACCACAGCGATGCGCAATATCGCCAACATGGGCTACTTCTCCTCTGACCGCACGATCCAGGAGTACGCGGAGCATATCTGGAACATCAAGCCGGTGCGCCTTTAG
- the glgA gene encoding glycogen synthase GlgA: MQVLHVCSEMFPLLKTGGLADVIGALPAAQIADGVDTRVLLPAFPDIRRGVTDAKVISRRDTFAGKISLLFGHFNGVGIYMIDAPHLYERPGSPYHDTNLFAYTDNVLRFALLGWVGSEMACGLDPFWRPDIVHAHDWHAGLTPAYMALKDHSAKSVFTVHNLAYQGMFYAQHMDDIDLPWSFFNMHGLEFNGQISFLKAGLYYADHITAVSPTYAREITEPHFAYGMEGLLRQRQKEGRLSGILNGVDEKIWDPATDLLLGARYTRDTLEEKAENKRQLQIAMGLKVNDKVPLFAVVSRLTSQKGLDLVLEALPGLLEQGGQLALLGAGDPVLQEGFLAAAAEHPGQVGVQIGYHEAFSHRIMGGADVILVPSRFEPCGLTQLYGLKYGTLPLVRRTGGLADTVSDSSLENLADGVASGFVFEDSNALALLRAIRRAFVLWSRPSLWRFVQRQAMAMDFSWQVAAQSYRDLYTRLK, encoded by the coding sequence ATGCAGGTTTTACATGTATGTTCTGAGATGTTTCCGTTGCTGAAGACCGGTGGTCTGGCGGACGTGATTGGCGCGCTGCCCGCGGCACAAATTGCCGATGGGGTAGATACGCGCGTTCTGCTGCCTGCGTTCCCGGATATTCGCCGTGGTGTAACCGACGCAAAAGTGATCTCCCGCCGCGATACTTTCGCTGGCAAGATCTCTCTGCTCTTCGGCCACTTCAACGGGGTGGGGATCTACATGATCGATGCGCCGCACCTCTATGAGCGCCCCGGTAGCCCTTACCATGACACTAACCTGTTCGCCTACACCGATAACGTGCTGCGTTTTGCGCTGCTCGGCTGGGTCGGCAGTGAAATGGCCTGTGGCCTCGATCCCTTCTGGCGGCCGGACATTGTGCATGCGCACGACTGGCACGCCGGGCTGACGCCAGCGTATATGGCGCTGAAAGACCACTCGGCGAAATCGGTGTTTACCGTGCATAACCTTGCCTACCAGGGCATGTTTTATGCGCAGCATATGGATGACATCGATCTGCCATGGTCTTTCTTTAACATGCACGGGCTGGAGTTCAACGGTCAGATCTCCTTCCTGAAAGCGGGACTGTACTACGCGGATCACATCACCGCCGTCAGCCCGACCTACGCGCGGGAGATCACCGAACCGCACTTTGCCTATGGGATGGAAGGGTTACTGCGCCAGCGCCAGAAAGAGGGCCGCCTGAGCGGTATTCTCAACGGCGTTGACGAGAAGATTTGGGACCCGGCAACTGACCTGCTGCTCGGCGCGCGCTACACGCGTGACACGCTGGAGGAGAAGGCGGAGAACAAACGCCAGCTGCAGATCGCCATGGGGCTGAAGGTGAACGACAAAGTGCCGCTGTTTGCGGTGGTGAGCCGTTTGACCAGCCAGAAAGGGCTCGATCTGGTGCTGGAAGCGCTGCCCGGTTTGCTGGAGCAGGGCGGTCAGTTAGCGCTGCTCGGCGCGGGCGATCCGGTGCTGCAAGAGGGTTTCCTCGCGGCAGCGGCAGAGCACCCCGGCCAGGTAGGGGTGCAGATTGGCTATCACGAAGCCTTCTCGCACCGCATTATGGGCGGCGCGGATGTGATTCTGGTGCCGAGCCGCTTTGAGCCGTGCGGGTTAACGCAGCTGTATGGTCTGAAATATGGCACCCTGCCGCTGGTACGACGCACCGGCGGGTTAGCCGATACTGTCTCTGACAGCTCACTGGAGAACCTCGCCGACGGCGTGGCCAGCGGGTTTGTTTTTGAGGACAGCAACGCATTAGCGTTGCTTCGCGCGATTCGTCGTGCTTTCGTATTGTGGTCCCGTCCTTCGCTGTGGCGTTTTGTTCAGCGCCAGGCAATGGCAATGGATTTTAGCTGGCAGGTCGCAGCGCAGTCATACCGCGATCTTTACACTCGGTTGAAATAG
- the glgC gene encoding glucose-1-phosphate adenylyltransferase, whose amino-acid sequence MVRLDKNDPTMLARQLPLKSVALILAGGRGTRLKDLTKKRAKPAVHFGGKFRIIDFALSNCINSGIRRIGVITQYQSHTLIQHIQRGWSFFNNEMNEFVDLLPAQQRVHGENWYRGTADAVTQNLDIIRRYGAEYIVILAGDHIYKQDYSRMLLDHVEKGAQCTVACLPVPVHEATAFGVMAVDENDKVIDFVEKPSSPPSMPGDETRALASMGIYIFDAEYLYDLLEADDKNENSSHDFGKDIIPQIVKSGMAFAHPFPLSCVQSDPNSEPYWRDVGTLEAYWKTNLDLASVMPELDMYDQNWPIRTYNQSLPPAKFVQDRSGSHGMTLNSLVSGGCVISGSVVVQSVLFSRVRINSFCNIDSAVLLPDVWVGRSCRLRRCIIDRACEIPEGTVIGENAEEDARRFYRSEEGIVLVTREMLRKLQG is encoded by the coding sequence ATGGTGAGATTAGATAAGAACGACCCTACAATGTTGGCGCGCCAGCTGCCGTTAAAATCCGTCGCCCTGATTCTGGCGGGTGGACGCGGCACACGCCTGAAAGATTTAACCAAAAAACGCGCCAAGCCCGCCGTCCACTTCGGCGGCAAATTCCGCATCATCGACTTTGCGCTCTCCAACTGCATCAACTCAGGCATCCGCCGCATCGGCGTTATCACCCAGTATCAGTCCCACACGCTGATTCAGCACATCCAGCGCGGCTGGTCTTTCTTCAACAACGAGATGAACGAGTTTGTCGATCTGCTGCCCGCCCAGCAGCGCGTTCACGGTGAAAACTGGTATCGCGGCACCGCCGATGCGGTCACGCAGAACCTCGATATTATTCGTCGCTACGGCGCGGAGTACATCGTCATTCTGGCCGGTGACCATATCTATAAGCAGGACTACTCGCGCATGCTGCTCGACCACGTTGAGAAGGGCGCGCAGTGTACGGTGGCCTGTTTACCGGTGCCGGTGCATGAAGCCACCGCGTTCGGCGTAATGGCGGTCGATGAGAACGACAAAGTGATCGACTTCGTCGAGAAACCGTCCAGTCCGCCAAGCATGCCGGGTGATGAGACCCGCGCGCTCGCCAGTATGGGCATCTATATTTTTGACGCCGAGTACCTCTACGATCTGCTGGAAGCGGACGATAAAAACGAAAATTCCAGCCACGATTTCGGTAAAGATATTATTCCGCAAATCGTCAAATCCGGTATGGCGTTCGCCCACCCTTTCCCCTTGTCCTGCGTGCAATCCGACCCGAATTCCGAGCCCTACTGGCGCGATGTCGGCACGCTGGAAGCCTACTGGAAAACCAACCTGGATCTGGCCTCGGTCATGCCCGAACTGGACATGTACGATCAAAACTGGCCTATCCGTACCTATAATCAATCATTGCCGCCGGCGAAATTCGTGCAGGACAGATCCGGCAGCCATGGCATGACGTTGAACTCGCTGGTTTCCGGCGGCTGCGTTATTTCAGGATCGGTTGTTGTGCAGTCGGTGCTTTTCTCCCGCGTACGCATCAACTCATTTTGCAATATCGACTCGGCGGTTCTGCTGCCTGATGTTTGGGTCGGGCGCTCTTGCCGCCTGCGCCGCTGCATTATCGACAGAGCCTGCGAGATACCGGAAGGCACGGTGATTGGCGAAAACGCAGAAGAAGACGCACGACGCTTCTACCGATCGGAAGAGGGCATTGTGCTGGTTACGCGCGAAATGCTGCGCAAATTACAAGGTTGA
- the glgX gene encoding glycogen debranching protein GlgX, with amino-acid sequence MISLTAGYASPLGAEVQSGGVNFSLFSAHAERVELCLFDAEGNEQRVDLPVRTGDIWHGFLPGAKAGQRYGYRVHGPWQPAQGHRFNPAKLLLDPCARRVEGEAIDSPLFHAGFDQPDPHDSAPLGLRSVVVNDAFDWEADKAPRTPWGNSIIYEAHVKGLTWLHPDIPQEIRGTYKALAHPVMIAWFKQLGITALELLPIAHFAHEQRLQRLGLSNYWGYNPLALFALHPAYAHDPEQAINEFRAAVKALHAAGIEVILDIVLNHSAETDLAGPTFSQRGIDNRSYYWIREDGDYHNWTGCGNTLNLSQPGVVEYAHACLRYWVETFHIDGFRFDLAPVMGRTPEFNPQAPLFAAIQNDPLLRDLKLIAEPWDIGEGGYQVGSFPAPFAEWNDHFRDAARRFWLTESLPMGAFAGRFAASSDLFKRNGRLPSATVNLVTAHDGFTLRDCVSFNHKHNQANGEDNRDGTNDNHSFNHGVEGLDASADVMARRRASQHALLATLLLSQGTPMLLAGDEMGHSQHGNNNAYCQDNALTWLDWRQADQGLIDFTAALIKARSHIAALTDDAWWEEGDGNVAWLNQHGRPLTPQEWQEGAPRLQILLSDNYLLVMNATSELAEIALPTGDWHALSPFAGEENPVVITVWQAPKHGVCLFQRSDKRSQSW; translated from the coding sequence ATGATCTCCCTGACGGCCGGCTACGCGAGCCCGCTCGGCGCAGAGGTGCAGAGCGGGGGCGTCAACTTTAGCCTCTTCTCGGCCCATGCTGAGCGCGTGGAGTTGTGCCTGTTCGACGCCGAGGGCAATGAGCAGCGCGTCGATCTGCCGGTGCGCACGGGCGATATCTGGCACGGTTTTCTTCCCGGCGCGAAAGCGGGTCAGCGCTACGGTTATCGCGTGCATGGCCCGTGGCAACCGGCGCAGGGGCACCGCTTTAACCCGGCGAAACTGCTGCTCGATCCCTGCGCACGGCGCGTGGAGGGTGAGGCGATAGATAGCCCGCTGTTCCATGCCGGTTTCGACCAACCCGATCCCCACGACAGCGCGCCTCTTGGCTTACGCAGCGTGGTGGTCAACGACGCATTTGACTGGGAAGCGGATAAAGCGCCGCGCACGCCGTGGGGCAACAGCATAATTTATGAAGCCCATGTCAAAGGGCTGACCTGGCTGCACCCGGACATTCCGCAAGAGATCCGCGGCACCTATAAAGCGCTCGCGCATCCGGTGATGATTGCCTGGTTTAAACAGCTCGGCATCACCGCCCTCGAACTGCTTCCTATTGCCCATTTTGCTCACGAGCAGCGCCTGCAACGCCTCGGGCTGAGCAACTACTGGGGCTACAACCCGCTGGCGCTTTTTGCGCTGCATCCGGCTTACGCCCACGATCCTGAACAGGCGATTAACGAATTCCGCGCGGCGGTGAAAGCGCTGCACGCGGCGGGCATCGAAGTGATCCTCGATATTGTGCTTAACCACAGCGCTGAGACGGACCTTGCCGGCCCGACCTTCAGCCAGCGCGGAATCGACAACCGTAGCTACTATTGGATCAGAGAAGATGGCGATTACCACAACTGGACCGGCTGCGGTAACACCCTCAATTTGAGCCAGCCTGGGGTGGTGGAGTATGCCCACGCCTGCCTGCGCTACTGGGTCGAGACGTTTCATATTGACGGCTTCCGCTTTGATCTTGCCCCGGTCATGGGGCGCACACCGGAATTTAACCCACAGGCACCGCTGTTTGCGGCGATCCAAAACGATCCGCTGTTGCGGGATCTGAAGCTGATTGCCGAGCCGTGGGACATCGGTGAAGGCGGCTATCAGGTGGGCAGTTTCCCTGCGCCTTTTGCCGAGTGGAATGACCATTTCCGCGACGCCGCGCGCCGCTTCTGGCTGACAGAGTCGCTGCCGATGGGTGCGTTTGCCGGGCGCTTTGCCGCCTCCAGCGATCTCTTTAAACGCAACGGACGCCTGCCGTCGGCGACGGTCAATCTGGTGACGGCCCATGATGGTTTTACGCTGCGTGACTGCGTCAGCTTTAACCACAAGCACAACCAGGCGAACGGGGAAGATAACCGCGACGGCACTAACGATAACCACAGTTTCAACCACGGTGTGGAAGGGCTGGATGCCAGCGCCGATGTGATGGCGCGTCGACGCGCAAGCCAGCATGCGCTGCTGGCGACGCTGCTACTGTCGCAGGGGACACCGATGCTGCTGGCGGGCGACGAGATGGGCCACAGCCAGCATGGGAACAATAACGCCTACTGCCAGGATAACGCGCTGACCTGGCTCGACTGGCGCCAGGCGGACCAAGGGTTAATCGACTTTACTGCTGCGCTTATCAAGGCGCGGTCGCACATCGCCGCGCTGACGGACGATGCGTGGTGGGAAGAGGGTGACGGCAATGTCGCCTGGCTTAATCAGCATGGGCGGCCATTAACGCCGCAGGAGTGGCAGGAGGGGGCGCCTCGCCTGCAAATCCTGTTATCGGATAACTACTTACTTGTGATGAACGCCACCTCTGAATTGGCGGAAATAGCGTTACCGACCGGCGACTGGCATGCCCTGTCGCCCTTTGCCGGAGAAGAGAATCCGGTGGTGATAACTGTCTGGCAGGCACCAAAGCACGGCGTGTGCCTCTTTCAGCGGTCAGATAAACGGAGTCAGTCATGGTGA
- the glgB gene encoding 1,4-alpha-glucan branching enzyme — MSVHVDKDVINALIVGHFADPFSVLGMHRTDAGLEVRALLPDATEVWVIETKTGRKVAKLECIDSRGFFSGIVPRRKNPFNYQFAVFWHGQQNLIDDPYRFGPLIQELDAWLLSEGTHLRPYETLGAHADTMDGVVGTRFSVWAPNARRVSVVGQFNFWDGRRHPMRLRRESGIWELFIPGALNGQLYKFELLDANGHLRIKSDPYAFEAQMRPDSASLICGLPGKKTQSEERKQANNFDAPISIYEVHLGSWRRHTDNNFWLSYRELADQLVPYAKWMGFTHLELLPINEHPFDGSWGYQPTGMYAPTRRFGTRDDFLHFIHTAHAAGLSVILDWVPGHFPSDDFGLAEFDGTHLYEHSDPREGYHQDWNTLIYNYGRREVSNYLVGNALYWIERFGIDALRVDAVASMIYRDYSRKEGEWVPNEYGGRENLEAIKFLRDTNRIIGELAPGAVTMAEESTDFPGVSRPPSGGGLGFWYKWNLGWMHDTLDYMKLDPIFRKYHHHKLTFGMVYNHTENFILPLSHDEVVHGKKSILDRMPGDAWQKFANLRAYYAWMWAFPGKKLMFMGCEFAQGREWNHDSSLDWHLLEGDDNWHHGVQRLVRDMNTLYRHHKPLHEMDFDSYGFEWLVVDDEEASVFAFVRRDKAGNEIIVVSNFTPVARPGYRIGINQPGRWREVLNSDSMHYHGSNTGNGGLVQTDEIANRGRDNSLLLNLPPLGTIWLVREGE; from the coding sequence ATGTCTGTTCATGTTGATAAAGACGTGATTAATGCGCTTATTGTCGGCCATTTTGCCGATCCATTTTCTGTTCTCGGAATGCACCGTACCGATGCGGGTCTGGAAGTTCGCGCGCTTTTACCCGACGCCACGGAAGTCTGGGTCATTGAAACCAAAACCGGGCGTAAAGTGGCGAAGCTGGAGTGTATCGACTCCCGCGGCTTTTTCAGCGGCATCGTGCCGCGCCGCAAAAATCCCTTTAATTATCAGTTTGCCGTCTTCTGGCACGGCCAACAGAATCTGATTGATGACCCTTACCGTTTCGGCCCATTAATTCAGGAGTTGGATGCCTGGCTGCTGAGTGAAGGCACCCATCTGCGTCCCTATGAGACCCTGGGTGCCCATGCCGATACGATGGATGGCGTCGTCGGCACGCGGTTCTCCGTCTGGGCGCCAAACGCGCGGCGCGTGTCGGTGGTCGGTCAGTTCAACTTCTGGGATGGCCGCCGCCACCCAATGCGCCTGCGCCGCGAAAGCGGTATCTGGGAGTTATTTATTCCCGGTGCGCTCAACGGTCAGCTCTATAAATTCGAATTACTCGATGCAAACGGTCATTTGCGTATCAAATCTGACCCTTACGCCTTCGAAGCGCAGATGCGCCCCGACAGCGCCTCGCTGATTTGCGGCCTGCCGGGCAAAAAAACGCAGAGCGAAGAGCGCAAGCAGGCGAACAATTTCGATGCGCCTATCAGTATTTATGAAGTGCATCTTGGCTCCTGGCGACGCCATACGGATAACAACTTCTGGCTTAGCTACCGTGAGTTAGCCGACCAACTGGTGCCTTACGCCAAGTGGATGGGCTTTACCCACCTTGAACTGCTGCCGATCAACGAACATCCGTTTGATGGCAGCTGGGGTTATCAGCCTACCGGGATGTATGCGCCGACGCGCCGTTTCGGCACCCGCGACGACTTCCTGCACTTCATCCATACCGCGCACGCCGCCGGTCTTAGCGTGATCCTCGACTGGGTGCCGGGCCACTTCCCGTCCGATGATTTTGGTCTGGCGGAGTTTGACGGCACGCACCTTTACGAGCACAGCGATCCACGCGAAGGGTATCACCAGGACTGGAACACGCTGATTTACAACTATGGCCGCCGGGAAGTGAGCAACTACCTGGTCGGTAACGCCCTCTACTGGATTGAACGCTTCGGCATTGACGCGCTGCGCGTCGATGCGGTGGCGTCAATGATATACCGCGACTACAGCCGCAAAGAGGGCGAGTGGGTGCCTAACGAATATGGTGGCCGCGAAAACCTCGAAGCGATTAAGTTCCTGCGCGACACCAACCGCATTATCGGCGAACTGGCACCGGGCGCAGTGACGATGGCAGAAGAGTCGACGGATTTCCCCGGCGTCTCGCGCCCGCCATCAGGCGGCGGTCTTGGCTTCTGGTACAAGTGGAACCTCGGCTGGATGCACGACACGCTCGACTACATGAAGCTCGATCCGATCTTCCGCAAATATCACCACCACAAGCTCACTTTCGGCATGGTCTACAACCACACCGAAAACTTTATTCTGCCGCTCTCCCATGACGAAGTGGTACACGGTAAGAAGTCGATTCTCGATCGTATGCCGGGCGATGCGTGGCAGAAGTTTGCCAACCTGCGCGCCTATTACGCCTGGATGTGGGCCTTCCCCGGCAAGAAGCTGATGTTTATGGGCTGCGAGTTTGCCCAGGGCCGCGAATGGAACCACGACAGCAGCCTCGACTGGCATCTGCTGGAAGGCGACGACAACTGGCATCACGGCGTACAGCGCCTGGTGCGCGATATGAACACCCTCTATCGTCACCATAAGCCGCTGCATGAAATGGACTTTGACTCCTACGGCTTTGAGTGGCTGGTGGTGGATGATGAAGAAGCGTCGGTATTTGCTTTTGTCCGCCGCGACAAAGCGGGCAACGAAATCATCGTCGTCAGCAACTTTACGCCGGTCGCACGCCCGGGTTACCGCATCGGTATCAACCAGCCGGGGCGCTGGCGCGAAGTGTTGAACAGCGACTCGATGCACTACCACGGCAGCAACACCGGCAACGGTGGCCTGGTGCAGACCGACGAGATTGCTAACCGCGGGCGTGACAACTCGCTGCTGCTCAACCTGCCGCCGCTCGGCACCATCTGGCTGGTGCGGGAGGGGGAATGA
- the asd gene encoding aspartate-semialdehyde dehydrogenase produces the protein MKNVGFIGWRGMVGSVLMQRMVEEHDFDAIRPVFFSTSQLGQPAPAFAGQATGTLQDAFDLEVLKALDIIVTCQGGDYTNEIYPKLRESGWQGYWIDAASSLRMKDDAIIILDPVNQDVITDGLNKGIKTFVGGNCTVSLMLMSLGGLFANDLIEWVSVATYQAASGGGARHMRELLTQMGQLHHHVAGELENPASAILDIERKVTALTRSGDLSTENFGVPLAGSLIPWIDKQLDNGQSREEWKGQAETNKILNTASAIPVDGLCVRIGALRCHSQAFTLKLKKDVSIPTIEELLAAHNPWAKVVPNDREISMRELTPAAVTGTLTTPVGRLRKLNMGPEYLSAFTVGDQLLWGAAEPLRRMLRQLA, from the coding sequence ATGAAAAATGTTGGTTTTATCGGCTGGCGCGGTATGGTCGGCTCCGTCCTCATGCAACGCATGGTTGAAGAGCATGATTTTGACGCCATTCGCCCTGTTTTCTTCTCTACTTCCCAGCTTGGCCAGCCCGCGCCCGCGTTTGCAGGCCAGGCGACCGGCACCCTTCAGGATGCATTCGATCTGGAGGTATTAAAGGCGCTCGACATCATTGTCACCTGCCAGGGCGGCGATTATACCAACGAAATCTATCCAAAGCTTCGTGAAAGCGGTTGGCAGGGTTACTGGATTGATGCGGCTTCCTCGCTGCGTATGAAAGATGACGCGATCATTATTCTCGACCCGGTAAACCAGGACGTCATTACCGACGGGCTGAATAAAGGCATCAAAACGTTTGTTGGCGGCAACTGTACCGTCAGCCTGATGCTGATGTCTCTTGGCGGCCTGTTCGCCAACGATCTCATTGAGTGGGTATCGGTCGCCACTTACCAGGCCGCGTCCGGCGGCGGTGCACGCCATATGCGTGAACTGCTGACGCAGATGGGCCAGCTGCATCACCACGTGGCTGGCGAACTGGAAAACCCGGCCTCTGCCATTCTCGATATTGAACGCAAAGTAACGGCGCTGACCCGCAGCGGCGATCTCAGCACCGAGAACTTCGGCGTGCCGCTGGCAGGCAGCCTGATCCCGTGGATCGACAAACAGCTCGATAACGGCCAGAGCCGCGAAGAGTGGAAAGGGCAGGCGGAAACCAACAAAATCCTCAATACCGCGTCAGCCATTCCGGTTGATGGCCTCTGCGTGCGCATCGGCGCGCTGCGTTGCCACAGCCAGGCCTTCACTCTCAAACTGAAAAAAGATGTCTCGATCCCGACCATCGAAGAGCTGCTGGCGGCACACAACCCGTGGGCGAAAGTGGTGCCGAACGATCGTGAGATCTCGATGCGCGAACTGACGCCTGCCGCCGTCACCGGCACGCTGACCACTCCGGTTGGCCGCCTGCGCAAGCTGAACATGGGGCCGGAGTACCTCTCCGCCTTTACCGTCGGCGACCAGTTACTCTGGGGTGCCGCAGAGCCGCTACGACGTATGCTGCGCCAGCTGGCGTAG